The following is a genomic window from Laribacter hongkongensis DSM 14985.
CGATACTCACCAATTTAAGCAACCAAACAAAAACTCCCGGCCAGTCTAATAGCCGGGAGTTTTTGAAATAATCAGTAATATAGCTTATTATCAGGCGATAATAACTGTCCGGTTTTTTTGATCTGCCCCCAAACCGGTTCCTGCCGGAGTTGCCCCGCAACGTCCTTCGCCAATTGATCATATTGACTGGCTTGACCAGCCTCTCCATATGCCCTTAGCAGAGCCACCTTTACCGACAGGTCATCCGGCTCGTCCTCCAAGGCTCCCTTGAGTACCCGGATTGCCTCTTTCACCTTGCCTTGGAACAGGAATACCTCTGCCTCCCCAACCGGATCAATTCCCCGCACACTGGCTTTGACAAACCTGTTCTGCCTCCACCATTGCGCAGCCAGATAACTGGCGCTCACCAGCAATAACGCATTAATCAGTGTTTGCAGTTCAAATTCTAGGTTCATGGCTGTTGTTCTCCCCTATGCCGCCTGTACGCATCTTCGTTCATCCCACCTTGTCAAACAATTGGTGGAAATACGTATTGCCAATGTCATTATCAATTTTCAATAGTCATTTTCTATAAAATGAACATCAACAAATCATGTTTATCTAAATCAGAAAATCACAGACGAAAGAACATCAAACGGACTAGCCGATTTTTGCAAGACATCATCCTGATGGCAGCCAATCCCATGTCGCCCTCCCGCCAATATGCAACACGAAGAGTCCGGACAAAAAAAATCCGCACACCAACACTGGTTGGTATGCGGATCATTATTGCCAAAAGAGGCTAGCCCGAGAGGATATTTGCCAATCAGAGCGCATGAGAAACGAAAATTGTCAATCCCTAATATTGTGAATTAATACCTTTTCGAGATATTTTTCCCCAACACCGGATTCAAGGCGGCAATGCCCAAGGCGGTCCGGCAAGACAAACCGTAATTGCCCTCCCTCCACCTTCTTGTCGTGCCCCATCAATTCAAGCCAGGTTGCCAGCGGCCAGGCCGGTGGAACAACAGGCAAATTGCTTTGCAGCAAAAGCGCCCTTATCCGCAGCACGTCCGCAGACTCCAGCTGTCCCATCTCTTGGGCGGTTTCTGCGGCCAGTACCATGCCTGCCGCAACCGCTTCACCATGCAGCCAGACACCAAACCCGAGCCCGGCTTCGATGGCGTGCCCAAAGGTATGCCCCAGATTCAGCAACGCACGCACACCTTGCTCTTTCTCGTCCTGCCCCACGATGGCCGCCTTCATCCGGCAGCTCACCTCCACCGCATGCGCCAGCGCTGCCTTGTCGCGCGCCAGCAAGGCCGGCACCTGCTGTTCGCACCATTCGAAGAACGGCAGGTTGTCGATCAGCCCGTACTTGTAGACCTCGGCCAGCCCGGCGGAAAATTCACGCTCCGGCAGCGTGTCCAGCACGTCCAGATCTGCCAGCACCACCCGGGGCTGCCAGAAGGCACCGATCATGTTCTTGCCGGCCGGATGATTGATGGCCGTCTTGCCGCCGACCGACGAGTCCACCTGCGCCAGCAGGGTCGTAGGAATCTGCACAAACGGCGCACCACGCTGCCAGCAGGCAGCAGCAAAACCGGTCATGTCTCCGATCACCCCGCCGCCCAGTGCCACCAGCGCCGTCTTGCGCTCGGCACGCATGGCAATCAGGGCATCAAAAATGCAGTTGAGCGTCTGCCAGTCCTTGTGCGCTTCGCCGTCCGGCAGGATGACCACTTCGGTGCACACGCCAGCTGCCTGCAATGACTGCCGGCAGCGCTCCAGATACAGTGGTGCAACCACGTCGTTGGTCACGATCAGGGCACGCGACTGCGGCAGATGGGGCGCAACCAGTTCACCGGCACGGTCCAGCACACCCTGGCCGATATGGATCGGATAACGGCAGTCAGGCAGGGTCAGGTCAAGCGTGATCATGGGCGGGAATTCTCTTGCAAACGGGCCAGCAGACGATTGACCAGGGTACCGACATGCTGGCGACTGGTATCAATCACGATGTCCGCCACTTCGCGGTACAGCGGATCGCGGACAGCAAACAGGCTTTCGAGTTTTTCACGCGGGTTGGCGGTCTGCAGCAGCGGCCGGTTCTTGTCGAGTGCCGTACGGGCCAGCAGGTCATCGATCGACGCCCGCAGGTAAATGACCGTTCCGTGTGCCCGCAAGGCAGCCCGGTTGGCCGGGTCGAGCACGGCACCGCCACCGGTCGCCAGTACGATGTCGTCGCGCCGGGTCAGTTCGGCAATCACCGTCCTTTCACGCTCGCGAAAGCGCTCCTCGCCCTCGATCTCGAAAATCAGCGGGATGCGCACGCCGGTCCGCGCCTCGATCTCGTGGTCGGAATCGTAAAAGGTCTTGCCGGTCAGACGCGCCAGTTGTCGTCCCACCGTGGTTTTGCCGGCGCCCATCAGCCCGACCAGAAAGTAATTGCCTGACAGCTTCATGTTGCCGATTGTAACCGGGCAGCAAGCGGGCGTCATGACCGACTCGACATTGCACCCGGATGACTCGCAACCACTCAAGGTGTCCCCGCCCGCAGCCAGCCGCTATACTGCCCGCTTTTGCCAAGCGACATGGCGCAAAGTTCATGATTTCCAGACTGTTTCGCTGGCTTCTGATTGCCCTGGTACTGCTGATAGTCGTGGTGGCCGCCCTGATCGGGGTTGCGGTCTCCACCACCTATCCCCGACTTCCCAGCATTGAAGCCCTGACCGAATACCGCCCCAAGATCCCCCTGCGCATCTACACTGCCGACGGCGTGCAGATCGGCGAATTCGGCGAAGAAAAACGCGCTTTCACCCCGATCGCCGAAGTGCCGCCGATGATGAAGCGCGCCATCCTCGCAGCCGAAGACGAACGTTTCTACCAGCACGGCGGGGTCGACTACCTCGGCGTCCTGCGCGCAGCCGCCGGCAACGCCCTGCATGGCAGCGTCCGCTCGGGCGCCTCGACCATCACCATGCAGGTGGCGAAAAACTTCTTCCTGTCGAGCGAGCGCACCTTTACCCGCAAGTTCAACGAAGCCCTGCTCGCCTTCAAGATCGAACACAACCTGAGCAAGGACCAGATCCTCGAGATCTACTTCAACCAGATCTACCTCGGCCAGCGTGCCTACGGCTTCACCTCGGCAGCCCAGACCTATTTCGGCAAGACCCTGCACGAGCTGTCACCAGCAGAAATGGCCATGCTGGCCGGTCTCCCCAAGGCGCCGTCCTCCTACAACCCGGTGGTCAACCCCGAGCGCGCCCGCCTGCGCCAGCTGTACGTCCTGCGCCGCATGTACGAACTGGGTGCCCTCAATGCCGACCAGTACGAAGCCGCCAGGCTGGAGCCGCTCAAGCTGGCCAGCCGCAACGAGGACTTCCCGGTGCCGGCCAACTATGTAGCTGAAATGGTACGGCTGGCCATGGTGGCCCGCTACGGCGACGGTGCCTACGCCGACGGCTACAAGGTCTACACCACCCTGCGCTCCGACCACCAGCAGGCCGCCTTCAGTGCCGTGCGCAACGGCCTGATGGACTATGACCGCCGCCACGGCTACCGCGGCCCGGAATCCTACATCGATCTCGCCACCCTCCCGGCCGGCGACGACCGGGACGAAGCACTGGACGACGCACTGGCCAAGATCCGCGACTCGGGCAAGCTGCAACCGGCCATCGTGCTGGCGGCTTCGCCCACGCAGATCACCGCCTACCTGCGCGGTGGCCAGGAAGTACACGTCAAGGGCGCCGGACTCACCTTTGCCCGTGCCTACCTGTCGGACAAGCTCACGCCGGCCCAGCGCATCCGTCCGGGCTCGGTGATCCGCGTCACCCAGAATGACAAGGGCGTCTGGAGCATCAGCCAGATGCCCAAGGTCGAAGGTGCCTTCGTATCGGTCAACCCGCGCAACGGCGCCATCCTGTCGCTGGTGGGCGGTTTCGACTTCAACCGCAACCACTTCAACCGCGTCACCCAGGCCTGGCGCCAGCCGGGTTCGAGCTTCAAGCCGTTCATCTATTCCGCAGCCCTGGAGCGCGGCTTCACGCCGTCGACCATGGTCAACGATGCCCCGCTGGTCATCGACCCGCAGTCGATCGGCGGCCAGCGCTGGGAACCGAAAAACTACGACGGCAAGTTCGCCGGCATGATGACCCTGCGGCGCGGCCTCACCCTGTCGAAAAACCTGGTGTCGATCCGCGTGCTGATGGCCACCGGCACCGACTACACCCAGCAATACCTGCAACGCTTCGGCTTTGCCGCCAAGCAGCATCCGGCCTACCTGACCATGGCGCTGGGGGCCGGCATGGTCACGCCACTGGGCATGGCCGAAGGCTACAGCGTGTTTGCCAACGGCGGCTCGCATGTCACGCCCTACTTCATCGACCGCATCGAAGACGACCGCGGCCAGGTACTGGCCCAGACCGCTCCGCAGGTCGTCGGCCAGAACGCCAAACAGGCCATCGATCCGCGCAACGCCTTCATCATGACCAACCTGATGCAGGACGTGGTCAAGTTCGGCACCGCCCGCCGTGCCCTGTCGCTCAACCGGACCGACCTTGCCGGCAAGACCGGCACCACCAACGACTCGCGCGATGCCTGGTTTGCCGGCTACGCACCCAACGAACTCGTGGGCGTGGCCTGGGTCGGTTTTGACGACAACCGTCCGCTCGGCGGCGGTGAAACCGGCGGTGGCGCTGCGCTGCCGATCTGGATCGACTACATGCAGCACGCCCTGGCCAAGGCACCGGAAATCGAACTGCCGCTGCCGGCCGGCATCGTGGAAAAGCCCGGCGCCGGCCTGCACGGCCAGCCCGAGTATTACTACGAAGAATACCAGCAGCCCAATCCGGAACTGGGCCTGAACAACCAGCAAAGCCGCCCGCTGGACGCCGGCGAAGCCGATGGCAACGCAGCACCGGCCGACTCGGCCCGCGACGCGGTGGAGAACGTCAAGGAACTGCTGTTCTGAACGGTTTCCGGCATGTGAAAACGCCCCGGCCTGCGCCAGGGCGTTTTGCTGACCGCTTCATGCCCGCAAGCCCCGGGCATCGCACGACCGGCGCTCCAAAGTGCCAGTTACCGGCCTGCCCACAGCCCGCGTGAATCACAAAGCCATCGTGTACAGACAAGCCGCACCGGATGCTGCTTAGACAGCAAAATTTGCCACTCGTCCACAGCACCCGCAGGAGTCAGGCCTCGAAACGCCCTGCCATAGGGTGGTACCGAGTGCGGTCAATCGTTGTGGCCGTATGTGGAGCAGCTTTTATCGTGGCAAATCACAGCCCGGAGGACGCATGCCGCATGAGGCCATGCGCCAGAATGTCCCGCGCAGCGCCAGCGACGGCACAAGCCAGGCGAAGTGGCCGCGAAAGATGCACACCGCACCGGCAGGACACGGCCAGTGTGGATATCCGGAACAGTGCCGGCCTCATGGCCAGCCTCGACATGGCGCACCGGATTGGATGCGCCGCCCGTATACGGCACTCCGGCACGACGATACCGCGCGGTTCTCGGCATGAACGCCCGTCCCGGCAGCCGGTTTGTTCCATCAACGCGAACCGGCCGTCCCTGCCGGCCTGGCAAAGCAGATAGCTATCCGCCCCGTCAGTTCCGTGTCAGGCGGTAAAACGCCAGGCTGCCCAAGAGGTTGGGCCACAGGCTGACTTCATGCCCGCCATCCGTCACGGCCCGCTCAAGGATCCGGATATTGTGTTTGGCACACAGTGCTTCGAAGTCGACCAGCGTGCACCAATGGATGTTGGGCGTGTTGTACCACTCGAACGGGATCGACCGGGTCACCGGCATGCGGCCGAGCGCAATCGACCAGCGGTTCTGCCAGAAGCCGAAGTTCGGAAAGGTGACGATGGCTTCGCGACCGACCCGCAGCATTTCGGTCAGGATGCCCTCGGTATGGCGCATGGCCTGCAGGGTCTGCGACAGGATCACCGTGTCAAAGCGCCGGGAGCCGAACTCTGCCAGCCCTTGCTCCAGGTCGGCCTGCACCACGTCCACGCCCTGGCTGACGCAGGCCACCACATTGTCGACATCCAGCTCGACGCCGTAGCCCTTGACGTGTTTGGCCTTGAGTGCCGCCAGCAGGCTGCCGTCACCACAGCCGAGGTCCAGCACGCGCGAATGCGGTTCGATCCAGTCATACAGGCGTTGCAAATCGGGACGCAACTGCGGATTCATGCTGCCAGCTCCTCGGCCACACGGTTGAGATAGGCGCGCATCAGCGCGACGTAGGGGGAGTCGGTCATCAGGAAAGCGTCGTGTCCGTGGGTCGACTCGATTTCTCCGTAGGACACGCGCTTGCCGGCTGCCACCAGTGCCTTGACGATCTCGCGCGAGCGGTCCGGGGCAAAGCGCCAGTCGCTGGTAAACGCCGCGATCAGGAAATTCGCCCGTACCCGCGCAAGCGCCGCCACCAGGTCGCCGTCAAATGCCTTGGCCGGGTCGAAATAGTCGAGTGCCTTGGTCATCAGCAGATAGGTATTGGCGTCAAACAGGCCGGAAAACTTGTCGCCCTGGTAGCGCAGGTAGCTCTCGATCTCGAATTCGACATCAAAGCCGTACTGGTAGTCACCGCTGCGCAGCAGACGGCCGAACTTCGCGCCCATGCCGTCATCCGACAGGTAAGTGATGTGACCGAGCATGCGCGCCAGCCGCAGGCCGCGCCGCGGCACCACGCCGTGGGCGTAGAAGTCGCCGCCGTGAAACTCCGGGTCGGTCAGGATGGCCTGCCGCGCCACGTCGTTGAAAGCAATGTTCTGCGCCGACAGCTTGGGTGCCGACGCAATCACCAGCGCATTGGCCACCCGCTCCGGAAAGCGCATGGACCACTCCAGCGCCTGCATGCCGCCCAGGCTGCCGCCGATCACCGCCGCCCAGCGGCGGATGCCCAGCAGGTCGGCCAGCCGCGCCTGCGACTCCACCCAGTCCGGCACCGTCACCAGCGGAAAGGCCGAACCCCACGGCCGGCCCGTGGCCGGATTGACCGACGACGGGCCGGTCGAACCGTGACAGCCGCCCAGGTTGTTGACGCCGACGACAAAAAAGCGGGCCGTGTCGATCGGCTTGCCCGGCCCGACCATGTTGTCCCACCAGCCGGCCTGCTTGTCGTCTTCGCAGTAACGCCCGGCCACATGGTGGTGCCCCGACAGCGCGTGACAGATCAGGATGGCGTTGTTCGCCTCCGGATTCAGTTCACCGTAGGTTTCGTAGCACAGCGAATAACGGTCCAGCACCGTACCGCTGGCCAGTGCCAGCGGTGTATCGAAGTCCGCACGGCGGGCCTCGACCAGACCGACCGAGTCGGAAGCAAAAGTCATGAGAAAGACGCCAAGCTTGATGCAAACAGGGTTCGATTATATCGGCCGCCCCTGCCCTGGCAACCCGATTGGCCTTGCCCGGCACGCCACAAAGCCCAACAATGCCTCCCCCAGCCGCTTTTGACCCGACGCCAGCCATGTTCGCCCGCCTGTTCAAGTTCTTCGTGCTCGCCTTTGTCCTGCTGGCAGCCTACCAGTGGCTGTTCAACCGCGAGCAGCGCCGCAGTCTGCGCGAATGGACCGTGACACTGGCGCAGGCTTTCCTGGTTTCCGCCGTCCTGTTCGTCGGGCTGTACCTGCTGGGCTGGCGGCACTGAGCCGGCCGCCGTTGATCCGGCATCCCCTGCCGGCCTGCCTGACCGGAGTAGACTCGCGCGCCCTATGCAGCTAGATCATTACGTCCATACACTGGGCCGCCATCTCAAGGCCCGTTTCGGCGAGCGCGTGCACAAGCTCGCGCTCAATGCCGCCTTTACCTGCCCCAACCGCGACGGCACGCTGGGCCGCGGCGGCTGCACGTTCTGCAACGTGCGCGCCTTCAGCCGCACTGCCGACATCCCGCTGGCCGAACAGCTGCAACAGGCCAAGACCGGCGCTGACCGCGCCCGCAAGTACCTGGCCTATTTCCAGGCCTACACCAACACCTACGCCGAAGTCGCCACCCTGCGCGGGCTGTACGAGGCCGCGCTCACCAGCGCCGACGTGGTCGGGCTGTGCGTCGGCACCCGTCCGGACTGTGTGCCGGATGCCGTGCTCGACCTGCTGGCCGGCTACCGCGACCAGGGCTATGAAGTGTGGCTGGAGCTGGGACTGCAAAGCGCCTGCGACGAGACGCTGGCACGCATCAACCGCGGCCACGGCTGGGCCGCTTACGCCGACGCCGTTCGCCGGGCCCGCCTGCGCGGACTGGCCGTGTGCACCCACCTGATCGTCGGCCTGCCGGGCGAATCACCGGCCCAGCCGCTGGATACGCTGGCACGCGTGGTCGATGCCGGCGTCGAGGGGCTCAAGCTACATCCCCTGCACATCGTGCGCGGCAGCCGC
Proteins encoded in this region:
- a CDS encoding type IV pilus assembly protein FimV, with product MNLEFELQTLINALLLVSASYLAAQWWRQNRFVKASVRGIDPVGEAEVFLFQGKVKEAIRVLKGALEDEPDDLSVKVALLRAYGEAGQASQYDQLAKDVAGQLRQEPVWGQIKKTGQLLSPDNKLYY
- the aroB gene encoding 3-dehydroquinate synthase, whose translation is MITLDLTLPDCRYPIHIGQGVLDRAGELVAPHLPQSRALIVTNDVVAPLYLERCRQSLQAAGVCTEVVILPDGEAHKDWQTLNCIFDALIAMRAERKTALVALGGGVIGDMTGFAAACWQRGAPFVQIPTTLLAQVDSSVGGKTAINHPAGKNMIGAFWQPRVVLADLDVLDTLPEREFSAGLAEVYKYGLIDNLPFFEWCEQQVPALLARDKAALAHAVEVSCRMKAAIVGQDEKEQGVRALLNLGHTFGHAIEAGLGFGVWLHGEAVAAGMVLAAETAQEMGQLESADVLRIRALLLQSNLPVVPPAWPLATWLELMGHDKKVEGGQLRFVLPDRLGHCRLESGVGEKYLEKVLIHNIRD
- the aroK gene encoding shikimate kinase AroK — translated: MKLSGNYFLVGLMGAGKTTVGRQLARLTGKTFYDSDHEIEARTGVRIPLIFEIEGEERFRERERTVIAELTRRDDIVLATGGGAVLDPANRAALRAHGTVIYLRASIDDLLARTALDKNRPLLQTANPREKLESLFAVRDPLYREVADIVIDTSRQHVGTLVNRLLARLQENSRP
- a CDS encoding penicillin-binding protein 1A; its protein translation is MISRLFRWLLIALVLLIVVVAALIGVAVSTTYPRLPSIEALTEYRPKIPLRIYTADGVQIGEFGEEKRAFTPIAEVPPMMKRAILAAEDERFYQHGGVDYLGVLRAAAGNALHGSVRSGASTITMQVAKNFFLSSERTFTRKFNEALLAFKIEHNLSKDQILEIYFNQIYLGQRAYGFTSAAQTYFGKTLHELSPAEMAMLAGLPKAPSSYNPVVNPERARLRQLYVLRRMYELGALNADQYEAARLEPLKLASRNEDFPVPANYVAEMVRLAMVARYGDGAYADGYKVYTTLRSDHQQAAFSAVRNGLMDYDRRHGYRGPESYIDLATLPAGDDRDEALDDALAKIRDSGKLQPAIVLAASPTQITAYLRGGQEVHVKGAGLTFARAYLSDKLTPAQRIRPGSVIRVTQNDKGVWSISQMPKVEGAFVSVNPRNGAILSLVGGFDFNRNHFNRVTQAWRQPGSSFKPFIYSAALERGFTPSTMVNDAPLVIDPQSIGGQRWEPKNYDGKFAGMMTLRRGLTLSKNLVSIRVLMATGTDYTQQYLQRFGFAAKQHPAYLTMALGAGMVTPLGMAEGYSVFANGGSHVTPYFIDRIEDDRGQVLAQTAPQVVGQNAKQAIDPRNAFIMTNLMQDVVKFGTARRALSLNRTDLAGKTGTTNDSRDAWFAGYAPNELVGVAWVGFDDNRPLGGGETGGGAALPIWIDYMQHALAKAPEIELPLPAGIVEKPGAGLHGQPEYYYEEYQQPNPELGLNNQQSRPLDAGEADGNAAPADSARDAVENVKELLF
- the metW gene encoding methionine biosynthesis protein MetW, coding for MNPQLRPDLQRLYDWIEPHSRVLDLGCGDGSLLAALKAKHVKGYGVELDVDNVVACVSQGVDVVQADLEQGLAEFGSRRFDTVILSQTLQAMRHTEGILTEMLRVGREAIVTFPNFGFWQNRWSIALGRMPVTRSIPFEWYNTPNIHWCTLVDFEALCAKHNIRILERAVTDGGHEVSLWPNLLGSLAFYRLTRN
- the metX gene encoding homoserine O-succinyltransferase MetX; protein product: MTFASDSVGLVEARRADFDTPLALASGTVLDRYSLCYETYGELNPEANNAILICHALSGHHHVAGRYCEDDKQAGWWDNMVGPGKPIDTARFFVVGVNNLGGCHGSTGPSSVNPATGRPWGSAFPLVTVPDWVESQARLADLLGIRRWAAVIGGSLGGMQALEWSMRFPERVANALVIASAPKLSAQNIAFNDVARQAILTDPEFHGGDFYAHGVVPRRGLRLARMLGHITYLSDDGMGAKFGRLLRSGDYQYGFDVEFEIESYLRYQGDKFSGLFDANTYLLMTKALDYFDPAKAFDGDLVAALARVRANFLIAAFTSDWRFAPDRSREIVKALVAAGKRVSYGEIESTHGHDAFLMTDSPYVALMRAYLNRVAEELAA
- a CDS encoding protein MIGRI, which gives rise to MPPPAAFDPTPAMFARLFKFFVLAFVLLAAYQWLFNREQRRSLREWTVTLAQAFLVSAVLFVGLYLLGWRH
- a CDS encoding TIGR01212 family radical SAM protein (This family includes YhcC from E. coli K-12, an uncharacterized radical SAM protein.), whose amino-acid sequence is MQLDHYVHTLGRHLKARFGERVHKLALNAAFTCPNRDGTLGRGGCTFCNVRAFSRTADIPLAEQLQQAKTGADRARKYLAYFQAYTNTYAEVATLRGLYEAALTSADVVGLCVGTRPDCVPDAVLDLLAGYRDQGYEVWLELGLQSACDETLARINRGHGWAAYADAVRRARLRGLAVCTHLIVGLPGESPAQPLDTLARVVDAGVEGLKLHPLHIVRGSRMAAQFRRGELAPVGLEEYAGIACELIRHTPPAVVFHRVSATAKRDVLLAPDWCADRWPSIQAITGQLACSGPQGSALGQPWQPPQAGDTAARMPSGTGTVVPLA